A genomic region of bacterium contains the following coding sequences:
- a CDS encoding S8 family serine peptidase, whose product MSMDRAKRGFARQLSLVLPLMAGMFLSLSAAGVLAQEKFQADVILVKLTPAAASQINIHLESGIVLTGLPSLDALNQQYRVRAMERVLRPGGKFEARHAQSGLTRYYKLRFDAGAEVEDLVRVYAGDGNLDAAQPNYRYELFDRREARRQVNFTPNDPQYPSQWHYNNTGQTGGTPDADIDAPEAWDTETGDPSVIVSDLDTGQDLDHPDLAANIWVNPGEIPGNNVDDDANGYIDDVNGWDFSSNDNNPDDYDGHGTHTAGTVAAVTNNGLGVAGVAFDSKIMPCKIFPNAFDDVIANAFTYGADNGSFVSTNSWGGGAQSNLIEDAIDYFLTTTNGVVVFAAGNSNSSDPAIGYPGSYPPVIAVAATDHNDVKASFSNYGTWVDISAPGVNVLSTLIGGYGYLNGTSMACPHVAGVAALVAAANPGLPGAQIRTQLESSADNIDATNPGFVGLLGSGRVNANRALSGGPFPNPPTNLQAAVSGNDAQLTWVDPTTNLDGSPINLAHVNVYRDGTEIAEVAGGVQSYSDLGLPDGFHSYFVTATNIEGEESGPSNLVSVLVGSFDVLIWKHPEVNEPNLARKASERNLTEAEVRALVSEPTSHLELAAALAAVGKSSLIVSDIASLDLSQFEAVFAVLGAFPNNHVIPNNSPEALAIENYVLNGGKMYMEGNDMWYYDPQFAGGHDFGPLFGITGLADGGGNFSTILGANFLAGYNFNYSCQTSFNDVIAPLAGAAVVHSNQSPAFNCGIAFDPGAYQTIGVSHQFGCLADGNSTKAQLLAAYLEHWGILEGVFADFVGAPTNGFAPLTVTFSDQSIGNITSWEWSFEGGTPATASGAGLHTVVYNSPGTFDVSLTVSGPEGSNTKTRTDYISVLIAPDITVTPTSFDVVLDPGGTVTHTLTIGNVGGSDLTFSISEAEGTAAALSKAIQIKPRWAGRPQDRQPPAVSSDSVKPHAAAGAGYADGHDPLRGAYPPPEGNPHPQATGVLLLHMGGDPSEIQGALSAYPDLSPVNTWDLGASGVPALGDLLAYDAVILMNNNAFPDPVGLGNVLADYVDAGGGVTTTLASFANGFQLAGRFMDEGYSPFDIGVGPVGGSNLGSFDPNHPVMQGVSTMFGDLLADVPLASGATSVAMWANGLQCVAVKGTVVAFNIFVASPGSWTGDVPLVLHNAVRFSSGGALTWLDEQPNAGTIPAGGSVEVSIIFDAAELVPGHYYAHLEISSNDPDEPVVTVSPIHLLVAADAVIWIPNDVLEPNLARKAMERSLPLQMVEQMAFQPTSHLELQAALAANGKSTHVVHSLTAADLAHADYLFAVLGVFPNNHVVRETDPEAAVLEQFLAAGGKVYLEGGDVWYYDPLFLSGHDFGESFFIDALEDGTNDLKTVIGSCVAGGMDFTYEGQNNFMDHLTPRNPACMIHSNEGPDYGCGVAYDSPSGYRTIGNAFQFGGLEDASLTGATKTALMAAYLNFFDTGLAGASATFEFPLAQGGWYLISLPVVPDDNRLAHLFPTALAAFGWDYASQSYSATTELQPTKAYWLALPAAATVTVRGQPVLTYSETYTQPGWDLIGSVMEISTLQAEPQSNVFAMFGYDPISATYQTRRSLAPNEGYWIAVSASESEPLYLTVGGVSGAPTLAGPAAVSWLRRFGATPPAPPFLIQTGRLGVIPTEYALLQNFPNPFNPETMIEYHLPEAGKVSLTVYSILGREVRKLVEAEQPAGVHRVRWEGTDSAGRKLDSGVYFYRLETKAFSQTRKVILLK is encoded by the coding sequence ATGTCAATGGATCGTGCCAAACGGGGCTTTGCCCGGCAGCTATCATTGGTTTTGCCGCTTATGGCCGGTATGTTTTTGAGCCTGAGCGCTGCCGGCGTGCTTGCCCAGGAGAAATTCCAGGCTGACGTCATTCTGGTGAAACTCACGCCGGCGGCGGCCAGCCAAATCAACATTCACCTGGAAAGCGGCATCGTCCTGACCGGCTTGCCTTCGCTGGACGCACTGAACCAGCAATACCGCGTCCGGGCTATGGAGCGCGTGCTGCGCCCCGGCGGCAAGTTCGAGGCGCGGCACGCACAGTCCGGCCTGACGCGCTATTACAAGCTGCGTTTTGATGCCGGCGCTGAAGTCGAGGACCTGGTGCGAGTCTATGCCGGCGACGGGAATCTCGATGCGGCACAGCCCAACTATCGCTATGAGCTCTTCGATCGCCGGGAGGCACGCCGCCAGGTGAATTTCACGCCCAATGACCCGCAGTACCCGAGCCAGTGGCATTACAACAACACCGGCCAAACCGGTGGCACGCCGGACGCGGATATCGATGCCCCCGAAGCTTGGGATACTGAAACCGGCGATCCGAGCGTAATCGTGTCCGATCTGGACACTGGCCAGGATCTCGACCATCCCGATCTTGCCGCCAACATTTGGGTGAATCCCGGCGAAATTCCGGGCAACAATGTCGATGACGATGCCAATGGCTATATCGATGATGTGAATGGCTGGGATTTTTCGAGCAACGACAACAACCCGGATGATTACGACGGCCACGGCACGCACACGGCCGGCACCGTGGCGGCGGTGACCAACAACGGCCTCGGCGTGGCCGGTGTGGCGTTTGACAGCAAGATCATGCCGTGCAAGATTTTCCCCAACGCCTTCGATGACGTTATCGCCAACGCCTTCACCTATGGCGCGGACAACGGCTCATTCGTTTCCACCAACAGTTGGGGCGGCGGTGCTCAGTCGAATCTGATCGAAGATGCCATTGACTATTTCCTCACCACCACCAACGGCGTCGTGGTGTTTGCCGCGGGCAACAGCAATTCCAGTGACCCGGCGATCGGCTATCCCGGTTCCTATCCACCGGTGATCGCAGTGGCGGCAACGGATCATAATGACGTCAAGGCTTCGTTCTCGAATTATGGCACCTGGGTCGATATTTCCGCGCCGGGTGTGAACGTCTTGAGCACGCTGATTGGCGGCTACGGCTATTTGAACGGCACGTCGATGGCCTGCCCGCACGTGGCAGGCGTGGCCGCGTTGGTGGCCGCGGCCAATCCCGGCTTGCCGGGCGCGCAGATCCGGACGCAATTGGAAAGCAGCGCGGACAACATCGATGCGACTAATCCCGGCTTCGTGGGCCTGCTCGGCAGCGGCCGCGTGAATGCCAACCGCGCGTTGAGCGGCGGGCCATTCCCCAATCCGCCCACCAATCTGCAAGCTGCGGTTTCGGGCAACGACGCGCAACTCACTTGGGTGGATCCCACCACGAACCTCGATGGCAGCCCGATCAACCTCGCCCATGTCAATGTCTATCGCGACGGAACGGAGATCGCGGAAGTTGCCGGTGGGGTGCAGTCCTACAGCGATCTGGGTTTGCCCGACGGTTTCCACAGCTATTTCGTCACGGCCACCAATATCGAGGGTGAAGAAAGCGGGCCCAGCAACCTGGTGAGCGTGCTGGTGGGCAGCTTTGACGTGTTGATTTGGAAACATCCCGAGGTGAATGAACCGAACCTCGCGCGCAAGGCAAGCGAGCGCAACTTGACCGAAGCCGAGGTGCGGGCCCTGGTGTCGGAACCCACCAGCCACCTGGAACTGGCTGCGGCCCTGGCCGCAGTGGGCAAAAGCTCGCTGATTGTGTCGGACATTGCCTCGCTCGATCTTTCCCAGTTTGAAGCGGTCTTCGCCGTGCTGGGGGCATTCCCCAACAACCATGTCATTCCCAATAACAGCCCGGAAGCGCTGGCGATTGAGAACTATGTGCTCAACGGCGGAAAGATGTACATGGAAGGGAATGACATGTGGTACTACGACCCGCAGTTCGCCGGTGGACATGACTTCGGGCCTTTGTTCGGCATTACGGGCCTGGCTGATGGTGGTGGCAATTTCAGTACGATCTTGGGCGCCAATTTTCTCGCCGGCTACAATTTCAATTATTCCTGTCAGACCTCATTCAATGATGTCATTGCGCCACTGGCCGGCGCGGCCGTTGTTCATTCGAACCAAAGCCCGGCCTTTAATTGCGGCATCGCGTTTGATCCGGGCGCCTATCAAACCATCGGAGTTTCGCATCAGTTCGGCTGCCTGGCAGACGGCAACTCAACCAAAGCGCAGTTGCTGGCAGCCTACTTGGAGCATTGGGGAATACTCGAAGGTGTGTTTGCCGATTTTGTGGGCGCTCCCACCAACGGTTTTGCGCCGTTGACCGTGACCTTTTCCGATCAATCCATCGGCAACATTACCTCGTGGGAATGGAGCTTCGAGGGTGGCACACCGGCGACCGCCAGCGGTGCCGGATTGCATACCGTGGTCTACAACAGCCCCGGTACTTTTGACGTGAGTTTGACCGTGAGCGGCCCGGAAGGCAGCAACACTAAAACCAGGACCGATTACATCTCGGTATTGATTGCGCCCGACATTACGGTCACCCCGACAAGCTTCGACGTGGTGCTCGATCCCGGCGGCACGGTCACGCATACTTTGACCATTGGCAACGTTGGCGGCTCGGATCTTACCTTCAGTATCAGCGAAGCCGAAGGCACGGCCGCGGCGTTGAGCAAGGCCATTCAAATCAAGCCGCGGTGGGCAGGACGGCCACAAGACCGGCAACCGCCAGCCGTGAGTTCTGATTCGGTAAAGCCGCATGCCGCGGCAGGCGCCGGTTACGCCGATGGCCATGATCCCTTGCGCGGGGCATATCCGCCTCCGGAAGGAAATCCCCATCCCCAAGCTACCGGCGTATTATTGCTGCACATGGGCGGTGATCCCTCCGAAATTCAGGGCGCGTTAAGCGCTTACCCGGATTTGTCGCCGGTGAATACTTGGGATCTGGGCGCGAGCGGTGTTCCGGCCTTGGGAGACCTGCTTGCCTATGACGCCGTCATTCTGATGAACAACAACGCGTTTCCGGATCCGGTTGGCTTGGGCAATGTTTTGGCGGATTACGTTGATGCCGGCGGTGGCGTCACCACCACCCTGGCCTCGTTTGCCAACGGCTTTCAATTGGCCGGCCGGTTCATGGACGAGGGGTATTCACCCTTTGATATTGGCGTGGGACCGGTGGGCGGTTCGAATCTGGGATCGTTTGATCCGAATCATCCGGTGATGCAGGGCGTTTCCACTATGTTCGGCGATCTGCTTGCGGATGTGCCCTTGGCATCGGGCGCCACTTCTGTAGCCATGTGGGCCAACGGCTTGCAATGCGTCGCCGTGAAAGGCACCGTCGTCGCTTTCAACATTTTTGTCGCCAGCCCGGGATCCTGGACCGGCGACGTGCCGCTGGTTTTGCACAACGCTGTGCGCTTCAGCAGCGGCGGGGCCTTGACCTGGCTGGATGAGCAGCCGAATGCCGGCACGATTCCCGCCGGCGGCAGCGTGGAGGTGAGCATCATCTTCGATGCCGCTGAGCTGGTGCCGGGCCACTACTATGCCCACTTGGAGATTTCGAGCAATGACCCGGACGAGCCGGTGGTGACGGTTTCGCCGATTCATTTACTGGTGGCCGCCGATGCGGTGATTTGGATTCCCAACGATGTGCTGGAGCCCAACCTCGCGCGCAAGGCGATGGAGCGCAGTTTGCCCCTGCAAATGGTCGAGCAAATGGCCTTTCAACCGACCAGCCATTTGGAGTTGCAGGCGGCGCTGGCAGCCAACGGCAAGAGCACTCACGTCGTCCACTCCCTCACCGCCGCTGATTTGGCCCATGCCGACTATCTCTTCGCGGTGCTCGGCGTCTTCCCCAACAATCACGTCGTGAGAGAGACGGATCCGGAGGCGGCCGTCCTTGAACAATTCCTCGCCGCGGGTGGCAAAGTCTATCTCGAAGGCGGTGATGTCTGGTATTATGACCCCCTGTTCCTGAGCGGCCACGATTTCGGGGAATCGTTTTTCATCGACGCGCTGGAAGACGGCACCAACGATTTGAAAACCGTGATCGGCTCCTGCGTAGCCGGCGGCATGGATTTCACCTACGAGGGCCAGAACAATTTCATGGATCATCTCACGCCCCGGAACCCAGCGTGCATGATTCACTCCAATGAAGGACCGGACTACGGCTGCGGCGTGGCCTATGATTCTCCCTCCGGATATCGCACCATCGGCAATGCCTTTCAATTCGGCGGCCTGGAGGATGCCAGCCTGACCGGCGCCACCAAAACCGCGCTCATGGCGGCTTATTTGAACTTCTTCGACACCGGGCTTGCCGGCGCCAGTGCCACCTTCGAGTTCCCGCTCGCGCAGGGCGGCTGGTATTTGATCTCTCTGCCGGTGGTTCCCGACGACAACCGCCTCGCTCATCTCTTCCCGACGGCGCTGGCCGCCTTCGGCTGGGATTATGCCAGCCAGAGCTACTCCGCCACCACCGAGTTGCAGCCGACCAAAGCGTATTGGCTTGCCTTGCCTGCGGCCGCGACCGTGACAGTGAGAGGGCAGCCCGTGCTCACCTACTCCGAGACTTACACCCAGCCCGGCTGGGACTTGATCGGGTCGGTGATGGAGATCTCCACCCTGCAGGCCGAGCCGCAGAGCAATGTCTTCGCCATGTTTGGGTATGATCCAATCAGCGCGACCTATCAGACCAGGCGCAGCCTCGCCCCGAACGAAGGTTATTGGATCGCGGTGTCGGCAAGTGAGAGCGAACCGCTTTACCTGACCGTTGGTGGTGTGTCGGGTGCCCCAACCTTGGCTGGACCTGCCGCGGTTTCCTGGCTGCGACGCTTCGGCGCGACACCGCCTGCGCCGCCGTTTCTCATTCAGACTGGTCGGCTTGGCGTCATACCCACGGAATACGCCTTGTTGCAGAATTTTCCGAATCCCTTCAATCCGGAGACGATGATCGAGTATCACCTGCCGGAGGCGGGCAAAGTGAGCCTGACGGTTTATTCAATTTTGGGCCGTGAAGTTCGCAAGCTGGTGGAAGCGGAGCAGCCCGCCGGTGTTCATCGCGTGCGGTGGGAGGGCACGGACAGCGCCGGCCGCAAGCTCGATTCCGGTGTCTATTTCTACCGGTTGGAAACGAAGGCGTTCTCACAAACGAGGAAGGTCATCCTCTTGAAATAG